taggtgTATAATCGTTCACATAAAATAAAcactttaataaatatttattatagatGTTTTATGTGTATTTATGCGTAGGATTAATCTGAATTGTTGACAGCTTTAGGTTAACCGACCCTGACCATGACTTCAAAGTCCAACTGCAGATCTTCACATGGGCTCTTGTTAGGTAAACACCATTTGCGATATAAAATCCATAAAATTGATGCATGTATAACATGACACCCAGctcaataataattattataaaatgttGCTTTTGGCAAATGGCTTGTGAAAGTTTTTCACACAGGAAGCCGACCAAGATTTATGCAACAGTttattgtttgtgttttatttttgggtccGCTCTCTCATGCAAAGTGTTTGGCGCTCAAGGCTGTTGTGACAACGTCGCCGGCTGCAtacaaaatgcgaaaatgtgATTCACATTTCGCCTCGTGTGATACGGGGGCTTTAAAAGTTGTTGATCGACCTTCACAAGGTAAGCGGCGAAAACGTCACCAAAAAAGTGGTGTTCGAGAAATCCCTAATTGAGTTTTTATGAACTTTAACTGGCGCCGGGTACTGTATAACAACTATTTAGCATTTGCTAAGCGTAGAGAATTACGTGGAACATTTTGGGCTACTGTCTTAAATGACTCATTATTTGGGCATTTTTCAAGCGTCAGCCGTACGCCATTAATTTTGACCAACTTGACTCGATCTATTTGACTATCCGCGACCAATGGTAGACATTGAATTTTACGCTTAATTGTTTACAAAACGGCATGGATATTTATgacataattaataattacccaatttttataaaaaaaactaaagcgATGTGGGCTTCAGATATATACTGGCCTAGCCCACTTCAAAGTCATCGAAAAActggcaataaaaattaataaaccaTTTAGAATGGCAGCCAAACGCAGAGATTGTGAATCTTGAGAGCAATAACAAAAAGCCACGAAGGCGAAATGATCAGGTTGGAAGAACCACAAAGTTGCatagaaataaataatctGATTTTAAACGAccttcaaatattttcaaaaaaagtgaATATTTAGAAACGCACATAAATTagtaatttgaataaataaaatcttagTTCCTGCTGCTCTgaaagaaaacttttaatgCAAAAATCGCATTTTCTCAAGCATTTTAGATCCGCTTTGCcatcaattatttttgtacAAATGCGAACCATTTGTGAGACCCCCTGGTTTTGCGGTGTCGTCAGTGCACACAGTGCGTATACGCGATTCGATATGCACGAATGAACTTGGCCCCCAAGTGGAGTCAGTCAAGTCATTGCTCATTTGTCTGTCTTTAATTACGGCGATTGTTGCAGCAGTTTGCCAAACTAACTGATAAGCGTTTAATTTGATTATCAGCCAGGGCTGCTGGTGCCGTTGCCAACTAGTTTGCATCAAAATTTATTAAGTGTAAAAGGTCGAGggagaaacaaaaacacaaaaatccgCTCGTCCATTTTAGGCCATGGCCTGGGTGTATAAATTGACCTCTTAATTGAGCAGTCAGCGACATCTGCCTAACAAGTTtgttgcctaagtcttttgttttagaACTCAACTTCAGATGCCAGCCAACTAATGACTATAGCCAAGTTTTTTAATTGTGAACCCCATTGACATTTAGCGGCGAACTGGTCGTTGGGGAAAAAACGATGCGGGAGAGGTGCAAATCATAATCCAATCGAAGTGCCGGTCTGTGCTCGGGAGCTAAGCGGTGATCGCCAGATCGGCCAGATCAGCCACGAGCGGCAGCCACCGTTCGACAAGAATGCCAAACCACTCCGCTGAAGGCAGTCCACTTTTGGGAACAGCACGCAACCAGACTGAGTCAACAAAAGCCGGCTATTGTTGCTAGATTCTTGATTTTATTCTAGCGCAATCGAAAACGGGGCTATTAGCTTTTGCTAAGAGGTtggaaaagtaaagaaaaaactaaaaatttcgAAGGGAATATAAGAGAatttgaaaatgtaaaaataccaataaaaaacataaaaatcatATAAGTAACTGGAAATAACTTTTTACTTTACTACTGTATACATTTCGTTTAAATCCTTATATAAATCCTAATCCTTATATAGGttactttaaaattaaataaaaaaccaataaacCCGGATCATATAGAGCATCAAACCTCTCAGCATTCCTatgttagctttcttttcttttttttgtgcacacttttgttttgtatttgttgGCTTCTCTTGAGATTctgttattaatttattaatagtttttgcCACCATGGCGAGCACAAAAACCCGTTGTCGTTACTCTATTGGTCGGTCATGGGTTTCTGTTTATCATGAAAATTCTAAATAGCTTGCTCATGTCATTTTGCTAATTTTTTATGGCCACTAAATGCCAAAAGCTGCAAAGCAAGTTCACCGCTCATGTCTCTCGGCAAAGACCTTGACTTTCTTTTCAGCAGGCGGTATAACGAAAAGCATTTCTTCGCCATACGACTCTGAGTGGCGGGGATGTGTCTACAATTAGTCGGCCATAAAAAAAGTTAGGGCTGGAGTTGACAAAGTTTTCGTCACAAATACCCATTTTGAAAGCAAAACTGTTCGTCTGTGAGTAGAAAGTCAAAGTCGAAGCGTTGACAATGCGCTTTGTTGACTCACTCACTCGCGGTTTCTTTTGGACTCCAAGGCATTTCACTTGACTTGGCCAGATTTGGTATGCAAATTCTTATGTTATTAGAGCCAGTGGTCGAGCATAAAATTGCGCATGCGAACGGATATCCATTTCGGTCGAATACAAAAGGCTCTCATAAATTTTTGACCTCTGAGATTTGGCTCGCGTCGGGCTTTTGTCTGAGCCGGAACAATGGCAAATCAATTAAAGGTGCTCCGCCTGGCCAGTCAACTTTGGTCTGCCTTCCGCCTATACATTTATCACTTATGGATAGAGCacttcacttttttttagcCGGCTTACGCAGGCGCAGGTAACTAGTTTTCACCTCAGTCACCGCCACCTAAAACACACGTTTCAAggcaataaaatatgtttGGCCAGGCAATTCTCCCTCGTGTCTCCCGTCTGCGTCTGCAATTGCGTCTGAGAGTGCCTACTCCTGCACAAAATGCATTTCCATTTCGTTTTGTTTGGCTCTGCTCTAGGCCTGTTTATTTTGAGTCTCCGTGGGGAATGTTGACCGTGCATGTCATTCGCGTTTAGTTTCGAAAGTTGTTTGCTTCCTGCTGCTTCACGTCGCCATGATTTtgccattttaattaaaaacacatCACCTCAGAAGTCTCCACCAAAATGCGCTTTTAATGTATTTAggttgtaaaatattgaaaattccaccaaaagaaaattatttcttttaaacgGCTGACAGTAAACTGAATGAGAAAATCGGAAGAGACAATAGGAAAGCTGGCCTGCCAAGCAAACCCAATCAATATTAACCCACTAATGTCGGCACTTCAGCGCTCACACTTGGCCCAGTTTGTGCGATTTAACGAGCACATAAAGTGCTCATTCGCACTTGAAAACCACAAAATGACTATCAAGTGAGACAGGACGGAAACGACCCAGGCGAAAATGCAGCACAATGTCAAGTGGCCCATTGACCGTttcataaattgaattttggCGCCAATAtggtataaaaataccaaactgTTATCGATTGGCAGAACCATTTTAGCCATTTGGTATATCTAAGCGTCTTGAATACAGTCACACTATTTCTTGAAATATTATTTCGCATATCTCATTCgtatttttgcatttaattttatatttgacAACTATTAAGGACAATTGGATTCAAAGATGGCTAGCACATCTCGCGCTGCTAGAAGTCAGACTGTAAACCTATCTCAGACAAGCGCGTCACAGCACGTGACTGAAGTAGACGACAAAGTGCGCGGCATTTTGAACTACATCCTGGATCACTCGGCTGAAAAGATTCCAATCAAGGAAAAGGACTTACTCGCCACGGTTGGGGACAGAAAAGAAGTGGTACGCCGCCTACCGCTCGTCATCAATTTGCTGAGCACACGGTTTGGCATATTATTCAAACCGATCGATGCCACCAGCAAGACGTTTATTTGCACTGCGGAGACTCCGATGGCTTCCATTTATGAACTGACACCCACCCAGAGACCTCAATACACGCTTCTATATCTCACCCTTATGTACATCTTTATGCGAGGAAACCGCATCGAAGACACGAAGCTGTACGGGATGCTGGAAATGCTGAACATCTGTGTCGATAAAGAACATGGATACTTTGGTCCCAACATTCGCAAGCTGATCGAGGAGACTTTCATTAGGCAGCAGTATCTAAAGCGGGAGCGCTCCGTGCTGAGCGCCTACGACGATTCTAAGATCTACTTCCTCTGGGGATTGCGGGCTAAAGCTGAGATCACCTACGAACAAATGGTTCAGTTTGCATCGAAACTTTTCAACATGAATCCAATTCAGTTTGATGCTCATCTAAAGATGGCAACTGATATGGACGCTCCGAAGGAttaacaataaattaaataaataatgttaatattttttttattttatatgatatgtttaaataaaatcactgttcaaaataagttaaaaaaaaagaacaacaaacGACAGTTTTTGTTAAAAGATAATATCGGATGGGATATACTCTGCAAATATTGGATATTGTTGGTCATCGGAGACCAAAACAGTTtcttttgaaacaaattttgaaaaatgtccATGTTTCTATCTtagaaaacatcaaagttattaCACTTAGGATTATTCAATTACATATATAAAAGCAGAAGCATATATggcaacttaaaaaaaaaaaaaaaagtaaaaaaaaaataaaaataaaaaaaagaataaacattacaaaaccaattacaacaaaaagtacaacaacaaaaactagaATTACAACAACCAAAGCAagcaagcaaaaaaaaaattttgtaaaaaaaaaattactattttcccgattttttggccctgcttaagtgcaacctatgagaatcgaggaggagggcgatttttaatttttatttttaattaattattattaaacattttattgaaTAGTTACCAAACTGAAGAATATTTTGGAATGTTATCATACGCAAAACAACGATATTATTTTACTCTTCATTCCTATTCGACTTCAAGGCGCCCTTAAAAGTAGGCAATGGAAATATGAGTGTTtacattttcagatttttaatttgtaaacAAACATGTTTTCCTTTAGAAATTATAGATGAATTAAGTTAATCAGGGATGAGGAAGGAAGGAATTAAGGATATGAATACATAAGGATGTGTGAGGATTAGTATGATACAAATGGCATCCACACAAAGCCGTAACATTTTAACTTAAATAATATCTAAGTtatgccatttccgatcaatcagttatgtatatatatgacagctataggatatagtcagccgatcccagTTGTTCCGATTTATATAATACGAAAAGGGAAACGAAGAtaacatatatttaataatttaaaaactatatttattGATAAAATTGGAAAACCCTCTTATTCTAATACTTGGCATAGTCAGTGTCCATGATTAGTTTACCCTCTTTATCTTTCAGACGCACACGACCATTGGAGTAGCGAGTCTCCTGGCTACCATCCGGATACACCAACTTAACAGTTCCATCAGGATACTCTCTCCTTTTATTTAGCTTTGTATGAATCTCCTTCTGGCCATTGGGCAGATTTAGAATCTTGTCCCCATTTCGCATTTGCACCAAATGAGTTCCATCCGCATAGCGCCACTCCTCCAACTTCTCCGCATCGCTGGGATCCACCACTTTGATGCTATTGTTGGGGAAATGTATTTCAACGGTTCCGTCCTTACGACGATGTTCGGTCTGTCCGTTGGGGAACTCTAATATTTCCAAACCATCCAGGTATGAGGTATGCCAGGTATTGGTTTCGGCGTAGTAGTACTTCACAGTTCCCTCTCTAATATCCGTTTCCTTAATGTCCTTGTTAA
The Drosophila bipectinata strain 14024-0381.07 chromosome 3R, DbipHiC1v2, whole genome shotgun sequence DNA segment above includes these coding regions:
- the MAGE gene encoding melanoma-associated antigen D4, with product MASTSRAARSQTVNLSQTSASQHVTEVDDKVRGILNYILDHSAEKIPIKEKDLLATVGDRKEVVRRLPLVINLLSTRFGILFKPIDATSKTFICTAETPMASIYELTPTQRPQYTLLYLTLMYIFMRGNRIEDTKLYGMLEMLNICVDKEHGYFGPNIRKLIEETFIRQQYLKRERSVLSAYDDSKIYFLWGLRAKAEITYEQMVQFASKLFNMNPIQFDAHLKMATDMDAPKD